A stretch of Paenibacillus sp. URB8-2 DNA encodes these proteins:
- a CDS encoding LLM class flavin-dependent oxidoreductase produces MIKLSVLDQSPVSEGSSPAEALAQTAALAREAERLGYFRFWVAEHHFAPGLAGSSPEVLMAHLAAVTSSIRIGSGGILLPHYSAYKVAENFRVLQALYPGRIDLGIGRAAGGGVLAVRALQEYGKAGPDHYSLQIADLIAYLNNGADLHHRFAGLQAMPVVASPPEIWLLGSSRDSAELAARLGTGLAFARFINFSEGEEAMAAYRAHFCPSPLLLKPQGMVAVFAACAETAEEADRLASSMDLSAVLLDKTHVSTPTPSIESALSYPYTPYEKHIVSENRKHILVGSPEEICDQLYEICARFGCEEVIIASVMHDFSDKLKSYRLIAEACGLAGRQSPS; encoded by the coding sequence ATGATTAAGCTCAGTGTGCTTGACCAGTCGCCGGTATCGGAAGGAAGCTCGCCCGCCGAGGCGCTCGCGCAGACCGCCGCTCTGGCCCGGGAAGCCGAAAGGCTCGGTTATTTCCGCTTCTGGGTAGCGGAGCATCATTTTGCGCCCGGCCTTGCCGGATCGAGTCCGGAAGTGCTCATGGCGCATTTGGCGGCCGTTACCTCTTCCATCCGAATCGGCTCAGGAGGTATCCTGCTCCCCCACTATAGCGCATACAAGGTTGCGGAGAATTTCCGTGTGCTGCAGGCCCTTTATCCCGGGCGCATCGATCTGGGGATCGGCCGGGCAGCCGGCGGGGGCGTTCTGGCCGTCCGCGCTTTGCAAGAATACGGAAAGGCCGGCCCGGATCATTATTCCCTGCAGATTGCAGATTTGATCGCCTATCTGAACAATGGAGCGGACCTGCATCACCGTTTTGCGGGGCTTCAGGCCATGCCTGTTGTTGCCTCCCCGCCGGAGATTTGGCTGCTCGGTTCGAGCAGGGACAGCGCGGAATTGGCCGCCAGGCTGGGAACGGGGCTGGCTTTTGCCCGTTTCATTAACTTTAGCGAAGGGGAGGAGGCGATGGCGGCCTATCGCGCTCATTTTTGCCCATCGCCTTTGTTGTTGAAGCCCCAAGGCATGGTCGCTGTGTTCGCGGCCTGCGCGGAGACGGCCGAAGAAGCGGACCGGCTGGCTTCCAGCATGGACCTCTCGGCCGTCCTGCTGGACAAGACGCATGTCTCCACCCCGACGCCTTCGATCGAGTCCGCGCTTTCATATCCCTATACGCCTTACGAGAAGCACATCGTTAGTGAGAACCGCAAACATATACTGGTCGGCTCTCCCGAAGAGATCTGCGATCAGCTCTACGAAATCTGCGCGCGGTTCGGCTGCGAGGAAGTGATCATTGCCAGCGTGATGCACGACTTTTCGGATAAGCTGAAATCCTATCGGCTGATCGCCGAAGCGTGCGGGCTGGCTGGGCGTCAGTCTCCCAGTTAG
- a CDS encoding DUF3243 domain-containing protein has product MSEHNHVVSKDGSVAINMVKETLDRIEPGQREEILNNFDSFRTYLSKRVQLARKIGLSEAQLAQAAEKVADYLAAYEEPRNSEEKLLLELWKVGSKEERTKFASMLVRLALSETV; this is encoded by the coding sequence GTGTCTGAGCATAATCATGTTGTAAGCAAAGACGGCAGCGTGGCGATCAATATGGTGAAGGAAACCCTGGACCGGATCGAGCCGGGTCAAAGAGAAGAAATCTTGAACAACTTCGATTCATTTCGGACTTATTTGAGCAAGCGGGTTCAACTGGCCAGAAAAATCGGCCTCAGCGAGGCGCAGCTTGCCCAAGCGGCCGAGAAGGTGGCCGATTATTTGGCCGCTTACGAGGAACCGCGCAACAGCGAGGAGAAGCTCCTTCTCGAACTGTGGAAGGTAGGCAGCAAAGAGGAGCGAACCAAGTTCGCTTCCATGCTGGTCAGGCTTGCGTTGTCCGAAACGGTCTAA